Proteins encoded together in one Telopea speciosissima isolate NSW1024214 ecotype Mountain lineage chromosome 6, Tspe_v1, whole genome shotgun sequence window:
- the LOC122666212 gene encoding ribosome-binding factor PSRP1, chloroplastic, whose translation MATLFVCSTPQANLHSSSSSSLSLQQSPAAATFMMATSTSTSTISHPCAAALSSHNSFLFNHFSALSLSPLIKSKQVYLLKKTKKNKKMSPVVRMSWDGPLSSVKVIFQGKNLELTDTVKSYLEEKVGKAVQKHSHLVREVDVRLSVRGGEIGKGPKLRRCEVTLFTKKHGVIRAEEDAETLYSSIDLVSSIIQRKLRKIKEKDSDHGRHMKGFNRLKVRDPEVQVLEKNLEPLRQQDEGDQIDEIVRTKYFEMPPLTVTEALEQLENVDHDFYAFRNEETGEINILYKRRAGGYGLIIPKCNGETEKLEQVIVEPMKEPSMVE comes from the exons ATGGCAACGCTGTTCGTTTGCTCGACTCCGCAAGCAAATCTACATTCCTCTTCATCCTCCTCGCTATCTCTGCAGCAATCTCCGGCCGCAGCCACTTTTATGATGGCCACCTCCACCTCTACCTCCACAATATCTCACCCATGCGCTGCTGCATTGTCGTCCCATAATTCCTTCCTCTTCAACCACTTCTccgctctctccctctctcccctaATCAAATCTAAGCAGGTTTACCTCCTGAAGAAGaccaagaagaataagaagatgtCCCCTGTCGTTCGGATGTCGTGGGACGGTCCGCTTTCCTCCGTCAAAGTCATCTTCCAAGGCAAAAATCTCGAG CTGACCGATACAGTTAAGAGTTACCTAGAGGAGAAAGTCGGTAAGGCCGTTCAGAAGCATAGTCACCTTGTGAGAGAAGTCGATGTCCGGTTATCCGTTCGGGGTGGAGAGATTGGGAAGGGCCCCAAGCTGCGTAGATGCGAG GTAACTTTGTTCACGAAGAAACATGGTGTAATTCGAGCAGAGGAGGATGCTGAGACGCTCTATAGCAGTATAGACTTGGTTTCCTCAATCATCCAGAGGAAACTAAGAAAAATTAAGGAGAAAGATTCCGATCACGGTCGGCATATGAAGGGTTTCAACAGACTAAAAGTTCGGGACCCGGAGGTCCAAGTCTTGGAAAAGAATCTGGAACCACTTCGCCAGCAAGATGAAGGGGACCAAATCGATGAG ATTGTTCGTACAAAATACTTTGAGATGCCACCCCTGACCGTCACTGAAGCCTTAGAGCAGTTAGAAAATGTTGATCATGACTTCTATGCTTTCAGAAATGAAGAAACTG GTGAGATCAATATTCTTTACAAAAGAAGAGCTGGGGGATATGGGTTGATTATTCCTAAATGCAACGGAGAAACTGAGAAGCTAGAACAAGTGATTGTAGAACCAATGAAGGAGCCCTCTATGGTAGAGTAG
- the LOC122665306 gene encoding 33 kDa ribonucleoprotein, chloroplastic — protein sequence MAIARLTSPYSITSTLPFQTRTNQRFLSSSSYSLRFPYPTFSCFLAVSSPFSMSGSHEAFASVLNPTGKTRSPGVQAVVDEEAVAALTPLMEENNEDSSSTDSKVRVRPCQLYVCNLPRSCDISDLLDMFKPYGTVQSVEVSRNVETGISRGCGHVTMSSINEAKAAISVLDGSDVGGREMRVLLSVDTNSGGKNLVALNSVARRNIIFESPYKIYVGNLAWSVKPEDLREHFSQFGTVLSTRLLYDRKAGRRRVYGFLSFSSALERDAAISSSGMEFHGRTLLVREGLRRSES from the exons ATGGCCATTGCTCGATTGACTTCCCCCTACTCCATTACATCGACCTTACCTTTTCAAACCAGAACCAATCAACGTTTCTTGTCTTCATCCTCTTATTCTCTTCGCTTTCCTTATCCAACTTTCTCATGCTTCCTCGCCGTATCTTCTCCCTTTTCCATGTCTGGCTCACATGAAGCGTTTGCTTCTGTGCTGAACCCAACTGGTAAAACTAGGTCTCCCGGAGTCCAGGCCGTTGTTGACGAAGAAGCCGTGGCCGCACTTACGCCGTTAATGGAGGAGAACAACGAGGATAGTTCGTCCACGGATTCGAAGGTTAGAGTCAGGCCTTGTCAACTTTACGTCTGTAATCTTCCCAGGAGCTGTGACATTTCAGACCTTCTGGATATGTTTAAGCCTTACGGAACTGTTCAATCGGTAGAG GTTTCGCGGAATGTTGAGACAGGGATAAGCCGAGGATGCGGTCATGTCACAATGAGTAGTATCAATGAGGCTAAAGCTGCAATTTCTGTTTTGGATGGATCT GATGTTGGTGGGCGTGAAATGCGGGTTCTGCTTTCAGTAGATACGAATTCTGGGGGGAAGAACCTTGTGGCTTTGAATTCTGTGGCTAGGAGGAATATTATCTTTGAAAGCCCTTATAAGATTTATGTTGGCAATCTTGCCTGGTCAGTGAAGCCCGAAGATTTGAGAGAGCATTTTAGCCAATTTGGAACTGTGCTTAGTACAAGATTGCTGTACGATCGCAAAGCAGGGAGGAGACGGGTTTAtggatttctttctttctcttcagcTTTAGAACGTGACGCTGCCATCTCTTCTAGTGGAATG GAGTTTCATGGTCGCACACTACTGGTCAGAGAAGGCCTCAGAAGGAGTGAGTCGTGA